A single region of the Lycium barbarum isolate Lr01 chromosome 2, ASM1917538v2, whole genome shotgun sequence genome encodes:
- the LOC132627528 gene encoding uncharacterized protein LOC132627528, translated as MAYQHYRSSFGDTTYTKVFVGGLAWETPTDKMRHYFEQFGEILEAVIITDKSTGKSKGYGFVTYRDPDSARRACENPNPVIDGRRANCNIASLGRPRPSPPRGREQGGNPYQGGGIPQGPSSSSYSGVAAATPLPLAPPPATPMIYSPYGYATYPPDYYHQGMYNPGTYQQAAAAQYYQQMYGSSSPSPYYYGYSMQGSRGTFPAQRFQGPATTSYLYYPTTTTHHLPADAAAAAFTPPPPPLLQHPPPSGATRLQFPSPTTESQIPQQTSAETTEVGPVNTQSPNT; from the exons ATGGCTTATCAACATTATCGATCATCCTTTGGGGACACAACTTACACAAAAGTCTTCGTTGGAGGACTGGCTTGGGAGACCCCAACGGATAAAATGCGACATTATTTCGAGCAATTCGGAGAGATTCTTGAAGCCGTTATCATAACGGACAAGAGCACCGGAAAATCTAAAGGATATGGTTTC GTAACTTATCGTGATCCGGATTCTGCAAGAAGGGCTTGTGAGAACCCGAATCCAGTAATTGATGGAAGGAGAGCTAACTGTAACATCGCTTCTCTTGGACGGCCTCGTCCTTCACCACCTCGAG gtAGGGAACAAGGAGGGAATCCTTACCAAGGTGGAGGAATACCACAAggaccatcatcatcatcttatAGTGGGGTGGCAGCAGCAACACCATTGCCACTAGCTCCACCACCTGCAACTCCTATGATATATTCACCATATGG GTATGCAACCTATCCTCCTGATTATTACCATCAA GGAATGTACAACCCAGGGACGTACCAGCAAGCAGCAGCAGCACAGTATTATCAACAAATGTATGGCAGTTCCTCACCATCTCCATATTATTACGGATATTCCATGCAAGGATCAAGGGGAACATTTCCTGCACAACGCTTTCAAGGACCAGCTACTACTTCTTATCTTTATTATCCAACTACTACTACTCATCACTTGCCCGCCgatgctgctgctgctgcttttACTCCTCCTCCTCCGCCTCTACTCCAACACCCTCCTCCTTCGGGTGCCACAAGGCTTCAATTTCCTTCTCCCACTACTG AATCACAAATTCCACAGCAGACCTCGGCAGAAACAACAGAAGTTGGGCCTGTGAATACACAGAGTCCAAATACTTGA